The genomic stretch GGCAAACATGTAAATGTTTTTGCCCACATTCCAACAGCATTCTGGCAAATAATATGCAATAATGGCAAGCAAGTGCAGCTTCCTCCACAATGCACACACTATCCACTGATATTAAATTGATGTATCTTATATGCTAATCTGCTTTTTTAGTGGCCGAGGATATCGAAGTGTAACACTCTGAAGGTGCACATTTGCCACTGTAGGGTCTCTTAATACTGTAAGCTTATAATGGACATGGAGATCAACAAGCCCCTTTCAGGTGTTATACACCTTATTTAGTGGAGCTGACTGATGTTAATCCAGAAAATCAGCGAAGCAGAAGTATTCACCTCAAAAGAACTGTTCGGATCTGAAGGGCAGGACTCCACTTGTCCTTTAAAATATCAAGGCATATCCTACCAAGCTGTATGAGTGTGAGTATTAAGCAACACAGTATACTAATACCCTAAGAGAGAAGCATGAGGTAACAAGCTTACCTTGTCAATGTTAGGGTGATAAATTTTTGTGAGAAATCGAACCTACGTTCAGTAATGATTTCAGAAACCATAAATGTACAAATTCTTGTGATCTTAAACCAAACTAACCACCAATATATGAAATACTAACAAAAACAGTGGAGGACAAATTTAAGTCAGTAAAATAAAAGCATGGATGATGTTATACAAGTTTACTGAAGCCATTGAAATTTGCAAGAGTATTCTGAATAGCTGGTGTCACCAAAAATAAATCATATGATGATTTCCAGTTAAATGTGAACCTGAAATCTAAATCTCATTGAGCAgcaacacatatatatatatatgcaaccTTTCTGAATTTGATCAACTCTATAGCTTAGCTTAAATTAAGCTTGACAAGCATCAGCAGAACTATTTATTATTTATATCGATTCATAGAACCATGGCATTACTGAAATCATAGTCAGGCAGTAGTAATGAAATACCTTTGGTGGAGCCATTGGATATTCTTCAGGCAAGAATAGTTCAAGCTTGAAAACTCCTCCTGACAGGTAGTCCAATCAACAGTTATCAGGGACCATATTAGAAagcacaaaaacaaaaataccACTAATTTGTTTTGCATTCTTTGAACAGGAGAGAAAGGATGCATTAATGGTAGCACAGAGTGCAATAATCATCACAAGAGACACAAAAAAACCATATAAGAaagtttctgaaaaaaaaattgttatgCATCAAAACAAAAATACAACCAGGGCAATGAAGCAGAAATGCACACAAAGAAAGCTAGCAAGGATGACTTGTTTGCCAGCACTTGCAGAAAATACTTTGGATCTTAGTTAAGAGAAATTAATAACTGTTATGGTCGGCATACCATATAGGAGGCGCCGGCAGCAGCCCCAGGAACCCCAAGGCAGTAGGCCAGTTAGTTAGTGTCTTCTTGAGAAAAGATAGAGTTGGTTTAGGCCTTTGTTTGGCCAAAGAGTAATCGGTTAGGATTCTCCATTGTAGTAGGGGTGATATATATAAACCCAATTGTACTAGGGAATGAATCAAGCAATAATATCAAGGGATATTGTTGCCCAGCTCTCCCACGTTCCCCTCGCCACCACAGCTCGACGCCATGCGACCAGCACGGCGCCTCCCCGTCGCCATCGCTTCAAGCCCTCTCCTAGGCCTGTTCACAGCTACTTCCTACACAGCAAGGCGTGTTCTACCAATAACAAACACCACCCATCGCACTTTACAAATATTTacagctaattataaaaatccTAGCAATGTCAATAAGTTCAATGTGTTTTTCACATAACTAGAGTTACCAGCTTGTTTGGCTGGTTGCCCCTGTTCAACTGATGCCTCTTCACTCAGCCCAAGCCAGATTTCTTGCTTGCATTGTATGCGCAACCAATCAAAGCCGTCTTGTTCCATGCCCAGTCACAGCAATTCATTTCCATATGCATTGCTGCCCCCTTGTTTTCTTGCTGGCCTGCACCCTGGTGCATAAATACTGCTGTCAAACCTGGAGCGTGGGCCTATCGTGAATCTGTTCCTCACACAATGCCAAAAGGGACAATGCCACAGATTGATGAATGAAAGCCACACGGGTCTCTGATTTGGAGCAGGGGCATGCAGGCCATGGGGCAAGCTGGCAGAGAAAGAGGCTTGCTATATGATTTGCAGGTATTGGAAGCTCTGAGCTCAGCTGAGTATAGGGAAGGATGAAGGAGAGTTGCTCACTGGCGTTGAAGGAGCAAGCATAGTGGAGGTGCGATGGCACTTTTTGCCATGAGCCACCAGGGGCAAAACTACAGAATTGAGAAGAGAAGAGCATCGGGGGCATGCACTAGAGCTTCCTAAACTTCTTTCTTTTCAAAAACGATCAGATCGCATAGTGCCAAACAGACATGGAGGAAGCTGTAAAAATCTAATGAAACAAACCAGAAAAACATGGAAGGCACTTTAAAATCTTTATAAAGCATTTCTTTTTCAATCTTATTAAAGTGAACTAATGTGACTGAATGTTATTTGACTAAAGTTTGTTCTTTTTGAATGGTATGGAATAAAATTTTCCAATAATCTAGATTCCATCTACTATTTCCAAAGCCAATTAAGAGAACCATATTATCAATTAAAAACATATACATGATGTCTAAGGCAATTAAAATACAGAACAGAAGAACAAGAGGAAAAGATTCCTCACCCTCATATGGTGACTGCGACGGGCCAAGGATCATGACATTGAAGTAGCGCATGTTCTCCTCCGTTGGCGAGGCACTGATTCCTGGAGCTGCAAAAACAGCAAGCCATACAACCCGGGAAACATCAATACACCACCcaagaagtccccaaaattctAAAGAGCAATCAAGACATAAAATGGAAACTATCTTCGGACAGTTAAGAGCGtatgcatgaaaaaaaaatagacatTCTAATTTCTTTAGCtaaatgaaaacaaaaaacTAAGGCCTTTGGGGGCAAACAAGCTTACTGTAACTAAATCCTaggagaaaagaaacaaaagaaaagaaccaCCAAACTGACATCTTTCATATGTAACGCATCTCACCTGGCTCGCTGAGCAGCCGCTGCGTCTCCTGCAGGAAGCAAACCACCAAAAAATCACCATATTTGCATAAAAATGGAAAGAAACCGAAATTCGACGGGCTTCCTCACCTTGATGATGCGGCGGGGGAGGTTGCTGTGGGCCATGGTGGACTGAGGAGGGGGGCCTTcgggctagggtttggtggtCCTTGGGATCGCGGTGGAGGCGGAGAGAGATTGGGGGCAAAGAGGCGGCGCTGGTGGAGTCGTGGAGAAAGAAATGGTCGCTTGCTTGCTGGTGCACCCTGGTCCCTGTAGTTTGCGTTTTTTTACAGAGGAAGGACACAAGGAGGAATGcaaattcctttttctttcggAAAGGGCAGGAATTCATACGAGAGCATATATTCTGATGTGTGAAATATAGTGAAGT from Setaria italica strain Yugu1 chromosome II, Setaria_italica_v2.0, whole genome shotgun sequence encodes the following:
- the LOC101775604 gene encoding ubiquitin-conjugating enzyme E2 36 isoform X1, which translates into the protein MAHSNLPRRIIKETQRLLSEPAPGISASPTEENMRYFNVMILGPSQSPYEGGVFKLELFLPEEYPMAPPKVRFLTKIYHPNIDKLGRICLDILKDKWSPALQIRTVLLSIQALLSAPNPDDPLADNVAKHWKSNETEAVETAKEWTRLYASGE
- the LOC101775604 gene encoding ubiquitin-conjugating enzyme E2 36 isoform X2; protein product: MAHSNLPRRIIKETQRLLSEPAPGISASPTEENMRYFNVMILGPSQSPYEGGVFKLELFLPEEYPMAPPKLGRICLDILKDKWSPALQIRTVLLSIQALLSAPNPDDPLADNVAKHWKSNETEAVETAKEWTRLYASGE